One genomic segment of Chromatiales bacterium includes these proteins:
- a CDS encoding chloride channel protein: MTAPQNPSGRWRRWLEARQQAFAGVDGLPSLAGLGLLVGLLAGAVIVGFRHAIDAAQTLTIGTPDRFELLPPLARLGLAMAGGLAIGLVLLRLPAALRAGGVVHVIERLDRHQGRLPFGNAVAHFLLVVLATATGQSVGREGPGVHLGAAVAGSAGGHLGLPNHSLRTLVGCGVAAAIAASFNTPLAGVVFAMEVVLMEYTIAGFAPVILAAVSATAISQLAFGDAPAFGGPMTALGSLGELPIVLALGIGCGLLAAAFTFLTRHITRVSDPWPIWLRPALAGLIVGLIALAVPEVMGLGYDSVGAALAGELAVATMLAIVVAKLVATAACIGLAMPGGLIGPSLVIGAAAGGAVGLLVAQAQPDAAVNPAFYALVGLGAMMAATLQAPLAALTAMLELTANPHIILPGMLAVISAGLVSQEWFGQRSVFRELLRARGMDLRDDALTLALRRVGVARQMDRAVVTLDTQISADTAHKALANKPNWVLVRAMSGDASTIAALMPAADLARALAALAALEADDDSPIDLAKIPANRLDVVSVPYRASQFEALEAIERANADAAWIAAPHAAEQPRGVLTRAAILRSYAD, encoded by the coding sequence ATGACCGCCCCGCAGAACCCTTCCGGCCGCTGGCGCCGCTGGCTCGAGGCCCGGCAGCAGGCGTTCGCCGGGGTGGACGGCCTGCCGTCGCTGGCGGGTCTGGGCCTGCTGGTCGGGCTGCTGGCCGGGGCGGTCATCGTCGGATTCCGGCACGCGATCGACGCCGCCCAGACGCTGACCATCGGCACCCCGGACCGCTTCGAACTGCTGCCACCCCTCGCACGGCTCGGGCTGGCCATGGCCGGCGGACTCGCGATCGGGCTGGTCCTGCTGCGATTGCCCGCCGCGCTGCGCGCGGGCGGTGTCGTGCATGTCATCGAACGGCTCGACCGACATCAGGGCCGACTGCCGTTCGGCAACGCCGTCGCGCATTTTCTGCTCGTGGTGCTGGCGACCGCGACCGGCCAGTCGGTCGGCCGCGAGGGCCCGGGCGTGCACCTGGGCGCGGCGGTTGCTGGCAGCGCCGGCGGGCACCTGGGTCTGCCGAACCACAGCCTGCGCACACTGGTCGGCTGCGGCGTGGCGGCGGCGATCGCGGCCTCGTTCAACACCCCGCTGGCCGGGGTCGTGTTCGCGATGGAGGTCGTGCTGATGGAGTACACCATCGCCGGCTTCGCGCCCGTGATCCTCGCGGCCGTGTCGGCCACCGCCATCTCGCAGCTCGCCTTCGGCGACGCACCGGCGTTCGGCGGGCCGATGACCGCGCTGGGTTCGCTCGGCGAACTGCCGATCGTGCTCGCGCTCGGCATCGGCTGCGGACTGCTTGCGGCGGCGTTCACGTTTCTGACCAGACACATCACCCGCGTCTCCGACCCGTGGCCGATCTGGCTGCGCCCGGCGCTGGCCGGGTTGATCGTCGGCCTGATCGCGCTGGCCGTGCCCGAGGTCATGGGCCTTGGCTACGACTCGGTCGGCGCGGCCCTGGCCGGGGAACTCGCCGTCGCGACGATGCTGGCGATCGTGGTCGCAAAGCTGGTCGCCACGGCCGCCTGCATCGGTCTGGCCATGCCGGGCGGGCTGATCGGTCCGTCGCTCGTGATCGGCGCCGCGGCCGGCGGTGCGGTCGGCCTGCTGGTCGCGCAGGCGCAGCCCGATGCCGCGGTGAACCCGGCGTTCTATGCGCTGGTCGGACTCGGCGCGATGATGGCGGCCACACTACAGGCCCCGCTGGCGGCACTGACGGCCATGCTCGAACTCACGGCGAATCCGCACATCATCCTGCCCGGGATGCTGGCCGTGATCTCAGCCGGGCTGGTCTCGCAGGAATGGTTCGGACAACGTTCAGTGTTTCGCGAGCTGCTGCGTGCACGCGGCATGGACCTGCGCGATGACGCGCTGACCCTGGCGCTGCGTCGCGTGGGAGTGGCGCGGCAGATGGATCGCGCGGTTGTGACGCTCGATACGCAGATTTCCGCGGACACCGCGCACAAAGCGCTGGCGAACAAACCGAACTGGGTGCTGGTGCGCGCTATGTCGGGCGACGCATCAACGATCGCTGCGCTGATGCCCGCGGCCGATCTGGCGCGTGCGCTCGCTGCGCTCGCTGCGCTCGAAGCCGACGACGATTCGCCGATTGATCTCGCAAAGATCCCGGCGAACCGGCTGGATGTCGTTTCCGTGCCGTACCGTGCGAGCCAGTTCGAGGCGCTGGAAGCCATCGAACGCGCCAACGCGGATGCGGCCTGGATCGCCGCGCCGCACGCCGCCGAGCAGCCGCGCGGTGTGCTCACCCGCGCTGCGATCCTCAGAAGCTACGCCGATTGA
- a CDS encoding N-acetyl-gamma-glutamyl-phosphate reductase, giving the protein MTQRIRVGVVGGTGYTGVELLRLLVQHPNVRIETITSRGEAGRPVAEMFPSLRGHLDLAFTEPDVTALRALDVVFFATPNGTAMGMAPDLVAGGARVIDLAADFRLKDPDLWKQWYGMDHACPGLLDDAVYGLPEVNRAAIRKARIVANPGCYPTAVQLGLLPLLEAGAVERDGLIADCKSGVSGAGRKAEVGILLAEAGDSFKAYAVPGHRHWPEIRQGLAAATGGAIGLTFVPHLTPMIRGIHATLYARLADQDVDLQALFARRYADEPFVDVLPAGAHPDTRSVRGANTCRIAVHRPQGGDTVVVLSVIDNLTKGAAGQAVQNMNLMFGLDERMALNAPALVP; this is encoded by the coding sequence ATGACGCAGCGAATCCGGGTTGGCGTGGTCGGCGGTACCGGTTACACCGGCGTCGAACTGCTGCGCCTGCTGGTGCAGCATCCGAACGTGCGCATCGAGACCATCACTTCGCGCGGCGAGGCCGGCCGGCCCGTGGCCGAGATGTTTCCGAGCCTGCGCGGGCATCTGGACCTCGCGTTCACCGAGCCTGACGTCACTGCGCTGCGCGCGCTGGACGTGGTGTTCTTCGCGACACCGAACGGCACGGCGATGGGTATGGCGCCGGATCTGGTCGCCGGCGGCGCGCGGGTCATCGATCTGGCGGCCGACTTCCGGCTGAAAGATCCGGATCTCTGGAAACAGTGGTATGGCATGGACCACGCCTGCCCTGGGCTGCTCGACGACGCCGTCTATGGCCTGCCCGAGGTCAATCGCGCGGCGATCCGCAAGGCGCGCATCGTCGCGAACCCCGGCTGCTATCCGACCGCCGTGCAACTCGGTCTGCTGCCGCTGCTCGAAGCCGGCGCGGTCGAGCGCGACGGGCTGATCGCCGACTGCAAGTCCGGCGTGTCCGGCGCCGGGCGCAAGGCCGAGGTCGGCATCCTGCTTGCCGAGGCCGGCGACAGTTTCAAGGCCTACGCCGTGCCCGGGCACCGGCACTGGCCGGAGATTCGCCAGGGTCTCGCGGCCGCGACGGGCGGTGCGATCGGGCTCACCTTCGTGCCGCACCTGACGCCGATGATCCGCGGCATTCACGCGACCCTGTATGCGCGGCTCGCCGATCAGGACGTGGACCTGCAGGCGCTGTTCGCGCGTCGCTATGCGGACGAGCCGTTCGTCGACGTGCTGCCGGCCGGTGCGCACCCGGACACGCGCTCGGTGCGCGGCGCGAACACCTGCCGGATCGCCGTGCATCGTCCGCAGGGTGGCGATACGGTCGTCGTGCTCTCGGTCATCGACAACCTGACCAAGGGCGCCGCCGGGCAGGCGGTGCAGAACATGAACCTGATGTTCGGGCTCGACGAGCGCATGGCGCTCAACGCCCCGGCACTGGTGCCCTGA
- a CDS encoding MerR family transcriptional regulator has protein sequence MDERGVFTLSELCVLCNASGEAVCALVDEGVLQPRGANPRRWKFDAQDARRALTALRLARDLGINTPGAGLAVELLDELDRLHQRVRVLERLLAPER, from the coding sequence ATCGACGAACGCGGCGTATTCACGCTGAGTGAACTGTGCGTGCTGTGCAACGCGTCCGGTGAAGCCGTCTGCGCGCTGGTCGACGAAGGCGTGCTGCAACCGCGCGGCGCAAACCCGCGGCGCTGGAAATTCGACGCCCAGGATGCGCGTCGGGCATTGACGGCGTTGCGACTGGCACGCGATCTGGGCATCAACACGCCGGGCGCCGGCCTGGCCGTGGAACTGCTCGATGAACTCGACCGCCTGCACCAGCGCGTGCGCGTGCTCGAACGACTGCTGGCGCCGGAGCGATAG
- a CDS encoding polymer-forming cytoskeletal protein: protein MKRKVSRFKAPRVNTVIGDSTKIVGDISFSGGLHVDGAVQGNIAVELDDDTGSALTVSAKGTVTGEVRVPNLILDGTINGDVYASQRVELAEHASVNGNLHYQFLEMALGATVNGNLLHSADMTQRRLGYDDTEKKTKAGRGGTTESTS from the coding sequence ATGAAAAGAAAGGTCAGCCGCTTCAAGGCGCCGCGCGTGAACACGGTCATCGGCGACAGCACCAAGATCGTCGGCGACATCAGTTTTTCCGGTGGTCTGCATGTCGACGGTGCCGTGCAGGGCAACATCGCCGTCGAGCTGGACGATGACACGGGCTCGGCACTCACCGTCAGTGCGAAGGGCACGGTGACCGGCGAAGTGCGCGTGCCGAACCTGATCCTGGATGGCACGATCAACGGCGACGTCTACGCCAGTCAGCGGGTCGAACTCGCCGAGCACGCCAGCGTCAACGGCAACCTCCACTACCAGTTTCTGGAAATGGCCCTGGGTGCGACCGTCAACGGCAACCTTCTGCACTCGGCCGACATGACCCAGCGCCGGCTCGGCTACGACGACACCGAGAAAAAGACCAAGGCCGGGCGGGGCGGCACCACGGAGTCGACCAGCTGA
- a CDS encoding TRAP transporter large permease, whose translation MSVALLFGGLILLLLLGVPIAISLGFSSLAFIASSTDSPPAVVAQKLFDTMEHTTLLSIPFFVLSSHFLTVGGVSARLIDFAKAMVGWMTGGLAMATVVSCMFFAAISGSSPATVVAIGSIMIPGMVGAGYDKRFAVGVVATAGSLGILIPPSIPMIVYADAVEESVGKMFIAGILPGILMGTFLLVTTYIYARRTNMPREPWQGWGHLVRSFGRAFWGLLLIFIIVGGIYGGVFTPTEAAAVAAVYSAIIALFVHRDMGFRDVPRVMLGAAKMTSMLMFIIACAIIFAHVLTEEQVPQHLAQKIIDQDLSPWTFLLMVNVILWFAGDFMEPSAILLILAPLFHPIAVSLGIDPIHLGIIMTTNMEVGMITPPVGLNLYVAAGLAGMSLGAVTRAALPWMFVLIAALLVITYVPWFSLALVEVMF comes from the coding sequence ATGAGCGTCGCGCTGCTGTTCGGCGGGTTGATCCTGCTGCTGCTGCTCGGTGTGCCGATCGCGATCAGCCTCGGATTTTCCAGCCTCGCCTTCATCGCGAGTTCGACCGACAGTCCGCCCGCCGTGGTTGCGCAGAAGCTGTTCGACACCATGGAGCACACGACGCTTCTGTCGATCCCGTTCTTCGTGCTGTCCTCGCACTTCCTGACCGTCGGCGGCGTATCCGCGCGCCTGATCGACTTTGCCAAGGCCATGGTCGGTTGGATGACCGGCGGGCTGGCGATGGCGACGGTCGTCTCGTGCATGTTCTTCGCCGCGATTTCCGGCTCTTCGCCGGCGACCGTCGTCGCGATCGGTTCGATCATGATTCCGGGTATGGTCGGTGCCGGTTACGACAAGCGCTTCGCCGTGGGCGTCGTCGCCACGGCCGGTTCGCTCGGCATCCTGATTCCGCCGTCGATTCCGATGATCGTCTATGCCGATGCAGTCGAGGAATCCGTCGGCAAGATGTTCATCGCCGGCATTCTGCCGGGCATCCTCATGGGCACGTTCCTGCTCGTGACGACCTACATCTACGCGCGGCGCACGAACATGCCGCGCGAACCGTGGCAGGGCTGGGGACATCTGGTCCGCTCGTTCGGGCGCGCATTCTGGGGCCTGCTGCTGATCTTCATCATCGTTGGCGGCATCTACGGCGGTGTATTCACGCCGACGGAAGCCGCAGCGGTCGCCGCCGTGTATTCGGCAATCATCGCGCTGTTCGTGCATCGCGACATGGGCTTTCGCGACGTGCCGCGCGTGATGCTCGGCGCGGCGAAGATGACCTCCATGCTGATGTTCATCATCGCCTGCGCGATCATCTTTGCGCATGTGCTGACCGAGGAGCAGGTGCCGCAGCACCTCGCGCAGAAGATCATCGACCAGGACCTGTCGCCGTGGACCTTCCTGCTGATGGTGAACGTCATCCTGTGGTTCGCCGGCGACTTCATGGAGCCGTCGGCAATCCTGCTGATTCTCGCGCCGCTGTTTCACCCGATCGCCGTGTCGCTCGGCATCGACCCGATCCACCTCGGCATCATCATGACGACGAACATGGAGGTCGGCATGATCACCCCGCCTGTGGGGCTGAACCTCTACGTCGCCGCCGGGCTGGCGGGCATGAGTCTGGGTGCGGTCACGCGTGCCGCGCTGCCGTGGATGTTCGTGCTGATCGCGGCCCTGCTGGTGATCACCTACGTGCCGTGGTTCAGCCTCGCGCTCGTTGAGGTGATGTTCTAG
- the erpA gene encoding iron-sulfur cluster insertion protein ErpA — MSTAVYDPQLTFTASAAAKVRQIVEAEGRADPMLRVYVQGGGCSGFQYGFEFADGPQDGDFSIETDGVTLVIDPMSLPYLEGAVVDFVNNLTGSQFVVRNPNAKTTCGCGSSFSV, encoded by the coding sequence ATGTCGACCGCAGTCTACGATCCGCAGCTGACCTTCACCGCCAGCGCCGCCGCGAAGGTGCGTCAGATCGTTGAAGCGGAGGGTCGCGCCGATCCCATGCTGCGCGTCTATGTGCAGGGCGGTGGATGTTCGGGTTTCCAGTACGGCTTTGAATTTGCCGACGGCCCGCAGGATGGCGACTTCTCCATCGAGACCGACGGCGTGACGCTGGTGATCGATCCGATGAGCCTGCCGTATCTCGAAGGCGCCGTGGTCGATTTCGTCAATAACCTCACCGGCTCGCAGTTCGTCGTGCGCAATCCCAACGCCAAGACCACCTGCGGCTGCGGCTCATCGTTTTCGGTCTAG